A single Mesomycoplasma ovipneumoniae DNA region contains:
- the uvrA gene encoding excinuclease ABC subunit UvrA codes for MLKNKDTHNFIYIKGASENNLKNFDLVIPKNKLVVFTGVSGSGKSSLAFNTIYEEGKRRYIDSLSSYARQFLGGTKKPKVEAIYGLLPTISVEQKTSHNNPRSTVGTITEIYDYFRLLFAKIGKPFCPNHKAEIIPQKIVNILNSILSRPKGTRIVIMAPVVQSERGSHRNLIENLKNQGFLRLKINDVTYYLADEINLDPKQRHTISVVIDRFILDDDEETRLQSSLELAFQMGKGIALCEFDDSEVVRFSKLQACPFGDFEMPSLENRLFSFNSPYGMCKTCKGLGTNLEADFDLVVPDKNLSINQGAIKYFGKSINTKSLEWQELQILLEYFEISPDKKIHELTKKELEIINYGSKESINYSLVSESGKRYDYFRPIEGILSRIQRKFWDTNSEDLRLWFKKMMSEFLCSTCQGARLNNYALAVKIENYNIFELSQLSIKNLIEFFKNLNLSDFDQQVSKLILSEIRDRLSFLDNVGLSYLNLSRSAATLSGGESQRIRLASQVGSQLTGVLYVLDEPSIGLHQKDNDRLIATLKKMVEIGNSLIVVEHDLETILAADFLVDIGANAGENGGYLVAAGKLEDIENEPKSITGQFLTNKLAIPVPKKRRSGNGKFIIIEKARENNLKKISINIPLGKFVVITGVSGSGKSTLVNQILVNGIAKHLGATNIRVGKCDEIRGLFNIDKLVAVNQSPIGRTPRSNPATYTSVFDDIREIFANTEQARSLGFSKSKFSFNLQSGRCDKCQGDGQIKIEMHFMPDIYVLCDNCQGKRYKPDVLQIRFHGKTIADILELTVSAALEFFHNWPKIVTKLQTLVDVGLGYIKLGQSATTLSGGEAQRIKLATFLQKKPTGKSLFVLDEPTTGLHNYDVANLIKVLDRIVDNGDSVVIIEHNLDVIKVADYIIDLGPEGGQEGGNIVAKGTPEAVAKVEKSYTGAYLKKILNVK; via the coding sequence ATGTTAAAAAATAAAGACACGCATAATTTTATTTACATCAAAGGTGCAAGCGAGAACAATTTAAAGAATTTTGACCTTGTAATTCCTAAAAATAAATTAGTTGTCTTTACTGGGGTTTCAGGATCAGGAAAGTCATCTTTAGCCTTTAATACGATTTATGAAGAGGGAAAACGACGTTATATAGACTCTTTGAGTTCATATGCGCGACAATTTTTAGGCGGAACTAAAAAACCAAAAGTTGAAGCTATTTACGGACTTTTGCCAACAATTTCGGTTGAGCAAAAAACAAGTCATAATAATCCCCGTTCAACTGTTGGAACAATTACCGAAATTTATGACTATTTTCGGCTTTTATTTGCCAAAATCGGTAAGCCTTTTTGCCCTAATCATAAGGCTGAAATTATTCCGCAAAAAATTGTCAACATTTTAAATTCAATTTTGTCGCGGCCAAAAGGCACAAGAATTGTGATTATGGCTCCGGTTGTCCAATCTGAGCGCGGATCGCACCGAAATTTAATTGAAAATCTTAAAAATCAAGGTTTTTTGCGACTTAAAATTAATGATGTTACATATTATCTTGCAGATGAAATTAACCTTGATCCAAAACAAAGACACACAATTTCTGTTGTTATTGATAGATTTATTCTTGATGATGATGAAGAAACTAGACTTCAATCTTCACTTGAACTGGCTTTTCAAATGGGAAAAGGAATTGCGCTTTGCGAGTTCGATGATTCTGAAGTAGTTAGATTTTCAAAATTACAGGCTTGTCCTTTTGGTGATTTTGAAATGCCAAGTCTAGAAAACCGGCTTTTTTCATTCAATTCGCCTTATGGAATGTGCAAAACTTGTAAAGGATTAGGGACAAATTTAGAGGCTGATTTTGATCTTGTTGTTCCTGATAAAAATTTGTCTATTAATCAAGGCGCCATTAAATACTTCGGAAAATCGATAAATACAAAATCACTAGAATGGCAAGAGTTGCAAATTTTACTTGAGTATTTTGAAATTTCACCTGATAAAAAAATCCACGAACTTACAAAAAAAGAGCTTGAAATTATCAATTATGGCTCAAAAGAATCAATAAATTACTCCTTAGTTTCCGAAAGTGGAAAAAGATATGATTATTTTCGGCCAATTGAAGGTATTTTAAGTCGAATTCAGCGTAAATTTTGGGACACAAACAGTGAAGATCTTCGTCTTTGATTTAAAAAAATGATGTCTGAATTTTTGTGCAGCACATGTCAAGGCGCTAGACTAAATAATTATGCTCTTGCGGTAAAAATTGAAAATTACAATATTTTTGAATTATCACAGCTGTCTATTAAAAATCTAATTGAGTTTTTTAAAAATTTAAATTTATCTGATTTTGATCAACAAGTTTCTAAATTAATTCTTTCAGAAATTCGCGATCGGCTTTCTTTTTTAGATAATGTTGGACTTTCATATTTGAATTTAAGCAGGTCAGCGGCAACACTTTCTGGAGGAGAATCGCAAAGAATTCGGCTTGCAAGTCAAGTAGGATCACAATTAACTGGGGTACTTTATGTTCTTGACGAACCTTCAATTGGATTACATCAAAAGGATAATGACAGATTAATTGCAACTTTGAAAAAAATGGTTGAAATTGGTAACAGTTTAATAGTTGTAGAACATGATCTTGAGACTATTTTGGCTGCTGATTTTTTAGTTGATATAGGTGCTAATGCTGGTGAAAACGGTGGGTATTTAGTTGCTGCCGGAAAACTTGAGGACATTGAAAACGAACCAAAATCGATTACAGGGCAATTTTTAACTAATAAATTAGCAATTCCAGTTCCTAAAAAACGTCGCAGTGGCAATGGTAAATTTATAATTATCGAAAAAGCAAGAGAAAATAATTTAAAAAAAATCAGTATAAACATTCCTTTAGGTAAATTTGTTGTTATAACAGGGGTATCAGGTTCAGGTAAATCAACATTGGTCAATCAAATTTTGGTTAATGGGATTGCAAAACATCTTGGCGCAACAAATATTCGTGTTGGAAAATGTGATGAAATTAGGGGACTTTTTAATATTGACAAGTTAGTTGCTGTCAATCAAAGTCCAATTGGAAGGACACCTCGCTCAAATCCGGCGACATATACATCTGTTTTTGATGATATTCGCGAGATTTTTGCAAACACCGAGCAAGCAAGATCGCTTGGATTTTCTAAGTCAAAATTCTCTTTTAACTTACAATCCGGAAGGTGCGATAAGTGTCAAGGCGATGGGCAAATAAAAATTGAAATGCATTTTATGCCCGATATATATGTTTTATGTGATAACTGTCAAGGAAAAAGGTATAAGCCTGATGTTCTCCAAATTCGTTTTCACGGTAAAACTATCGCAGATATTCTCGAATTAACAGTCTCAGCGGCACTTGAGTTTTTTCATAACTGGCCAAAAATTGTAACAAAATTACAAACTTTAGTTGACGTTGGTCTTGGATATATAAAATTAGGTCAGTCAGCCACAACACTTTCAGGCGGCGAGGCTCAAAGAATTAAATTAGCGACATTTTTACAGAAAAAACCAACAGGAAAGTCACTTTTTGTTCTTGATGAGCCAACAACGGGGCTGCATAATTATGACGTTGCAAATTTAATTAAAGTACTTGATAGAATAGTGGATAATGGCGATAGCGTCGTGATTATAGAGCACAACTTGGATGTAATTAAAGTTGCAGATTATATTATTGACCTAGGACCTGAAGGCGGACAAGAGGGAGGAAATATCGTTGCAAAAGGAACTCCGGAGGCTGTTGCAAAAGTAGAAAAATCCTACACTGGCGCTTATTTGAAAAAGATTCTAAACGTTAAATAA
- a CDS encoding MAG4940 family membrane protein, protein MTKFEMLSVFWNTRVAFIEFLGSLLLIFFFLTSKHIVHQLKSNIFVSSFLYTLSFFSALFIAQAASGFLSNSDIKPFLIPQIVIFESIIKGLTNSFTGTLLYQGYFYIFASQILGVIFGYLAFFLYVKMVKNITKYKEDFQKMVMVEKAPKISTYLQKEIFFGSLFVFILMSIPRIPFSANLTLFDHQIVLFILLLFFFIINTNTGFINFNLWSTLVIIPYLAIRKVNNFNIRLYLWQILINILTTILIPAILSLIFLGIASSSNLSFNL, encoded by the coding sequence ATGACAAAATTTGAAATGCTTTCTGTCTTTTGAAATACTAGAGTTGCCTTTATTGAGTTTTTAGGATCATTGCTTTTAATATTTTTCTTTTTGACATCAAAACATATTGTACATCAACTAAAGTCAAATATTTTTGTTTCAAGTTTTCTCTATACTCTTTCATTTTTTTCAGCACTTTTTATCGCTCAAGCAGCTTCTGGATTTTTATCAAATTCAGATATTAAACCCTTTTTAATACCACAAATTGTCATATTTGAATCAATTATCAAAGGCCTGACAAATTCTTTTACAGGAACACTGCTTTATCAAGGTTATTTTTACATTTTTGCTAGTCAAATTTTAGGCGTTATTTTTGGTTATTTGGCCTTCTTTTTATATGTAAAAATGGTAAAAAATATCACAAAATATAAAGAAGATTTTCAAAAAATGGTTATGGTCGAAAAAGCCCCTAAAATTAGCACTTATTTACAAAAAGAGATCTTTTTTGGTTCACTGTTTGTCTTTATTTTAATGAGTATTCCAAGAATTCCGTTTAGTGCCAATTTAACTTTATTTGATCATCAGATTGTTTTATTTATCTTGTTGCTATTTTTCTTTATTATTAACACCAATACCGGTTTTATCAATTTTAATTTATGGTCAACTTTAGTGATCATACCTTACTTAGCAATAAGAAAAGTTAATAATTTTAATATTAGACTTTATTTGTGGCAAATCCTTATTAACATACTGACAACTATTTTAATACCTGCGATTTTAAGTCTGATATTTTTAGGTATTGCCAGTTCTTCAAACTTAAGCTTCAATTTATAA
- a CDS encoding MSC_0775 family lipoprotein — protein MFRKKYKKLFLGVLTSALSVSVVVSCGVTNSANVFTSSTNLELNKNNPYYSIYEPQFNIDLFKANNLEQFITAEFAKVPYQVQNSNSKLININQDFQVSHISDLQQLNSNNEIINPTVENNTLTLDQAKVEIKNFKQNKLANRFIKLNLDLQGLESKAKQINMDLNNFYYEINYNQIQENNDDTRILDIPITIRYYNADDKQNPYKRENFITIYKQISGFAPNKAKQDNINKAKMISKINYKNKANVSIYSALENLNSKEEIKGETDTLIRTKYLDKQLKNIDLFTVEIPENTKSQYYLKDAKLGEDLKSILVTVVTITGSGQNAYSTEKVYKIEDFKQLDQQEVQQLFKKYLKVQLKGGISFFNYDFANVNKDDFVTNFDQNSFFDIKINILEKTNDTSLAPYTTKAKISFKSKSSIFQDFDIDDFNIGVPKFVPLFDSSTSLLNKNQIFSPYNASVYIPELEKRNIGEISNSINEESKSFVTSGGYKEFRTFYTDNKLTQAVHYGEDVLVPSGLPLKTFSKSKLLGAYYLPNQGAAEGIGTTVALQVDVKDLEISQEIKDKYLRNVDAVVFFFIHLDNNTLSLLGQTAQVEQGNKNTSRIATYLKDASPINPKELEKNTTFGTIGQMTNNGGWSPHVHIEAYPIRYEIKNGKKVFAEKFLNQKYLLEPQRNIRIAPNRINKYINVDEQNKQIISLTSLKAAGVQIDQSKDINLVDNSGKDTKKLDTQFKGYKNRDYTKSIEDLFIRNQALDPNIFFQFRDDKSSRVRLDNLFTKAKQNS, from the coding sequence ATGTTTAGAAAAAAATACAAAAAACTATTTTTAGGTGTACTAACTTCTGCTTTGTCCGTCTCAGTGGTGGTTTCTTGTGGAGTAACTAACAGTGCTAATGTATTTACGAGTTCTACTAATTTAGAGTTAAACAAAAACAACCCTTACTATTCAATTTATGAGCCACAATTTAATATTGATTTGTTTAAAGCGAATAATTTAGAACAATTTATAACAGCAGAATTTGCTAAAGTGCCTTATCAAGTGCAAAATTCTAACTCCAAATTAATTAACATTAATCAAGACTTTCAAGTATCGCATATTTCTGACTTACAACAACTTAATTCTAACAATGAAATAATTAATCCAACAGTTGAAAATAATACTTTAACTTTAGATCAAGCTAAAGTGGAAATCAAAAATTTTAAGCAAAATAAATTAGCAAATCGCTTTATCAAATTAAATTTAGATCTGCAAGGCCTAGAATCCAAAGCTAAACAAATCAATATGGACTTAAATAATTTCTATTATGAAATAAACTATAATCAAATTCAAGAAAATAATGATGACACAAGAATTTTAGATATTCCTATCACTATTAGATATTATAATGCCGATGACAAACAAAACCCTTATAAACGAGAAAATTTCATTACAATTTATAAACAAATTAGTGGTTTTGCTCCAAATAAAGCAAAGCAAGATAATATTAATAAAGCCAAAATGATTAGTAAAATTAACTATAAAAATAAGGCTAATGTTTCTATTTATAGCGCTCTAGAAAATTTAAATTCTAAAGAAGAAATCAAAGGTGAGACTGATACTTTAATTAGAACTAAATATCTTGATAAACAGCTAAAAAATATTGATTTGTTTACAGTAGAAATTCCTGAAAATACTAAAAGTCAATATTATCTAAAAGATGCAAAGCTAGGTGAAGATCTAAAGTCTATTTTAGTTACTGTTGTGACAATTACAGGCAGTGGACAAAATGCTTACAGTACAGAAAAAGTCTATAAAATTGAAGACTTTAAGCAACTGGATCAACAAGAAGTCCAGCAACTATTTAAAAAATATCTAAAAGTTCAACTCAAAGGTGGAATTAGTTTTTTTAACTATGATTTTGCCAATGTCAATAAAGATGATTTTGTAACTAATTTTGATCAAAATAGCTTTTTTGATATTAAAATTAATATTTTAGAAAAAACTAACGATACTAGTTTAGCTCCATACACAACTAAGGCTAAAATTAGCTTTAAATCAAAAAGTTCTATTTTCCAAGATTTTGATATTGACGATTTTAATATTGGAGTGCCAAAATTTGTTCCTTTATTTGATTCATCAACCTCATTATTAAATAAAAATCAAATTTTTTCACCTTATAATGCTTCAGTTTATATACCAGAATTAGAAAAAAGAAATATTGGCGAAATCAGTAACAGTATTAACGAAGAGAGTAAATCTTTTGTGACTTCTGGTGGTTACAAAGAATTTCGTACTTTCTACACTGATAATAAATTAACTCAGGCCGTTCACTATGGTGAAGATGTCTTAGTACCAAGTGGTCTACCGCTAAAAACTTTTTCAAAATCAAAATTACTAGGGGCTTACTACTTACCAAATCAAGGGGCCGCTGAAGGAATTGGAACTACCGTTGCATTACAAGTTGATGTTAAGGACTTAGAAATTAGCCAAGAAATTAAGGACAAATATTTGCGTAATGTAGATGCTGTTGTTTTCTTTTTTATCCACCTAGACAATAATACACTTTCACTTTTAGGTCAAACAGCACAAGTTGAACAAGGTAATAAAAATACTTCAAGAATAGCAACTTATCTAAAAGATGCTAGTCCGATTAATCCAAAAGAATTAGAAAAAAATACTACTTTTGGTACAATTGGACAAATGACTAACAATGGTGGTTGATCACCGCACGTTCACATCGAAGCTTATCCAATTCGATATGAAATCAAAAATGGTAAAAAAGTATTTGCCGAGAAATTTTTAAATCAGAAATATTTGCTTGAACCACAAAGAAATATTAGAATAGCACCAAACCGTATTAATAAATATATCAATGTAGACGAGCAAAATAAGCAAATTATTAGCTTAACCAGTCTTAAAGCTGCGGGTGTACAAATTGATCAAAGCAAAGACATTAACTTAGTTGATAATAGTGGAAAAGATACTAAAAAGCTTGACACACAATTTAAGGGCTATAAAAACAGAGATTACACTAAATCAATCGAGGATTTATTTATTAGAAATCAGGCATTAGATCCAAATATATTTTTCCAATTTCGTGATGATAAATCCTCGCGAGTAAGACTGGATAACTTATTTACAAAGGCAAAACAAAATAGTTAA
- a CDS encoding IS256 family transposase, with protein sequence MKKQQKTLSPFELEAKKLVDKYADYKKIKKEDFHNEISHMFKTFTEALLRAELSQHLGYEKSNRSKKGVHRPNKRNGFSDKTVNYNHNSFRLKIPRDRNGTFENKLLGKYETNLGDIEEQVFSLFASGMSYENIVNTIKSIYKKEISNAWISSVTDKLLPEIEKWKSRKIENSYPILYIDGMFFNVKENGVFVKKSLYLILAIDWDGNKKALGFWIKNTESASNWLDVFNELKTRGLEDVLIISCDNLSGISQAIEAVFPQTDVQKCVVHQIRNSLLKVSNKDKKEFVLDMKKIYQAANQEFAMQNLDKFAEKWGQKYPSIIKSWYTNFVELTTFFKYPYELRQAIYTTNLIESMNRIIRKNTKTKGGIQSVNYLSKITYLTLQNASTKWQKVRNWFMIKKQLEIIFPNRLNNVKLN encoded by the coding sequence ATGAAAAAACAGCAAAAAACATTATCCCCATTTGAGTTAGAAGCTAAAAAACTTGTTGACAAATACGCTGATTATAAAAAAATAAAAAAAGAAGATTTTCACAACGAAATTTCGCATATGTTTAAAACTTTTACTGAGGCGCTCTTAAGGGCGGAATTAAGCCAACATTTAGGCTATGAAAAAAGTAACCGAAGCAAAAAAGGCGTGCATAGGCCAAATAAGCGAAACGGATTTTCGGACAAAACTGTGAATTATAATCATAATAGTTTTCGTCTAAAAATACCAAGAGATCGAAATGGCACTTTTGAGAACAAATTACTCGGTAAATACGAAACAAATTTAGGCGATATCGAAGAGCAAGTGTTTTCACTTTTTGCATCAGGAATGTCATATGAAAATATTGTTAACACAATAAAAAGTATCTATAAAAAAGAAATAAGTAATGCCTGAATTTCTTCAGTTACTGACAAATTATTGCCTGAAATTGAAAAGTGAAAATCGCGAAAAATTGAGAATTCCTATCCAATTTTGTACATTGATGGGATGTTTTTTAATGTTAAAGAAAACGGTGTTTTTGTCAAAAAATCACTTTATCTTATTCTTGCAATTGATTGGGACGGAAATAAAAAAGCACTGGGATTTTGGATTAAAAATACCGAATCAGCAAGTAATTGACTTGATGTTTTTAACGAACTAAAAACTCGCGGGCTGGAAGATGTTCTAATAATTTCTTGCGATAATCTAAGCGGAATTAGTCAAGCAATTGAAGCGGTTTTCCCGCAAACAGATGTTCAAAAATGTGTTGTTCACCAAATTAGAAACTCGCTTTTAAAAGTTTCTAACAAAGACAAAAAAGAGTTTGTCCTTGATATGAAAAAGATTTATCAAGCGGCTAATCAAGAATTTGCAATGCAAAATCTTGATAAATTTGCGGAAAAATGAGGCCAAAAATATCCTTCAATTATCAAGTCTTGGTATACAAATTTCGTTGAACTAACGACATTTTTTAAATATCCATATGAATTGAGGCAAGCAATTTATACGACAAATTTAATTGAGTCAATGAATAGAATAATTAGGAAAAATACAAAAACAAAAGGCGGAATTCAAAGTGTAAATTACCTTTCAAAAATAACTTATTTAACTCTCCAAAACGCATCTACAAAATGACAAAAGGTAAGAAATTGATTCATGATTAAAAAACAATTAGAAATTATTTTCCCTAATCGGTTAAATAATGTAAAATTAAATTAG
- a CDS encoding PTS sugar transporter subunit IIA has protein sequence MSVNLLTNLIENDSILINQKAQTWQEAIALSCQPLIEKNLISPNYVESIINSTIEHGPYYILAPFLAMPHAEAGKDVFKDCFSLVVFDKPFYFDQDSRPVQILITLGATSADIHTAVALPQIVAAFEDVDNIDKIIKATSKEEIIAILEKVDFSKYLNS, from the coding sequence ATGTCAGTTAATTTACTCACAAATTTAATTGAAAATGATTCAATTTTAATTAATCAAAAAGCCCAAACTTGGCAAGAAGCAATCGCACTCTCATGTCAGCCGCTGATTGAAAAAAACTTAATAAGCCCAAATTATGTCGAGTCAATAATCAACTCAACAATCGAGCACGGACCTTATTATATATTAGCCCCTTTTTTGGCAATGCCTCATGCCGAAGCTGGAAAAGACGTATTTAAAGATTGTTTTTCACTTGTGGTTTTTGATAAGCCTTTTTATTTTGACCAAGACAGCCGTCCTGTTCAAATTTTAATAACTCTTGGAGCAACAAGTGCTGATATTCACACCGCAGTTGCCCTGCCCCAAATAGTTGCCGCTTTTGAAGATGTTGATAATATTGACAAAATTATTAAAGCTACATCAAAAGAAGAAATAATCGCCATCCTTGAAAAAGTTGATTTTTCAAAATACCTTAATTCATAA
- a CDS encoding PTS sugar transporter subunit IIB yields the protein MSLKIVAACGNGMGTSMIIKLKVQKIVKELGVEASVEALSMGQSKGLTNSVDIIIASKHLVSEFNPNQKAKIVGVTNLMDENEIKTALSPVLEQLV from the coding sequence ATGTCATTAAAAATTGTCGCTGCATGTGGAAATGGAATGGGAACTTCAATGATAATCAAGTTGAAAGTTCAAAAAATAGTAAAGGAATTAGGGGTTGAAGCTTCTGTTGAGGCCCTTTCAATGGGTCAGTCAAAAGGACTAACAAATTCAGTAGATATAATTATCGCCTCAAAACATCTTGTTAGTGAATTTAATCCAAACCAAAAAGCTAAAATTGTTGGTGTAACTAATTTAATGGACGAAAATGAAATTAAAACTGCACTAAGTCCAGTTCTTGAGCAACTTGTTTAG
- a CDS encoding PTS ascorbate transporter subunit IIC has protein sequence MSLSKKNNKLLFGLLIFLFVNLLIIGITLGVRMGHNGESFSTALVFLVRVVYLDNYLRQNALLLGSLVFVGYLVLGRGGRDAFLGALKTAIGIFLLSIGAGGLVGLARPVFDAIGAIKSGGVVPLDPYLGWTSAENFLQTSFGQANNFLTLASFTFIAAFIVNILMVLAKRFTNTNSIVITGHIMLQQSTVVTALLYVILFRSIPLLDDGAISAGSQVGLVLISGLFLGIYWATSSVATLKITNLVTQNAGFAVGHQQMLTLFTSYKMGRFFGNKEHSAENRKLPESLKIFEDNIFTQTIIILLLFAVLFAIIIGYHGIENTLNSTYSGFAGQAAKIGSAWNNSTFQGANFVFLILGGTLRIIAALIAIITGVRMFVTELQQSFHGISEKVIPGAVVAIDIAATYGYSINAVTYGFLGGVLGQFLAVFVAVGLAAIPGNNYSLVAIPLFITLFFNSGAMGVYANASGGWKAAFIVPAIIGFFEIIVISFGLKLVQNIGDVGIPQGQNPVTTGFLGMGDWNLFFGLSLIIGQFHYVLGWITVFVGIIGLILLAQGVDSTKQTKKTWLQKLLKVNVDLVEKTA, from the coding sequence ATGTCGCTTAGTAAAAAAAATAATAAATTACTTTTTGGCCTACTTATTTTCTTGTTTGTTAACCTTTTAATTATCGGGATCACCCTCGGTGTTCGAATGGGACACAATGGCGAGAGTTTTTCAACTGCTCTTGTTTTCCTTGTTCGAGTGGTTTATCTTGATAACTATTTAAGACAAAATGCACTTTTGCTTGGGTCTTTGGTTTTTGTTGGTTATCTTGTTTTAGGCCGTGGTGGTCGCGATGCATTTCTTGGAGCTCTAAAGACCGCTATTGGAATTTTCCTTTTGTCAATTGGAGCAGGTGGGCTAGTTGGTCTGGCTCGTCCAGTTTTTGACGCAATTGGAGCTATTAAATCCGGTGGTGTTGTTCCGCTTGATCCTTATTTGGGCTGAACTTCTGCTGAGAATTTTCTTCAAACAAGCTTTGGACAAGCAAATAACTTTCTTACCTTAGCATCATTCACATTCATTGCTGCTTTTATTGTTAATATTTTAATGGTTTTAGCAAAAAGGTTCACTAACACAAATTCAATTGTGATTACCGGACATATTATGCTCCAGCAATCAACAGTTGTTACCGCACTTTTATATGTAATTTTATTCCGTTCAATTCCGCTACTTGACGATGGGGCAATTTCTGCTGGATCTCAAGTCGGACTTGTACTTATTTCAGGTTTATTTTTAGGAATTTACTGGGCAACTTCGTCAGTAGCTACCTTAAAAATAACTAACCTTGTTACCCAAAATGCTGGTTTTGCTGTTGGCCACCAACAAATGCTTACTTTATTTACTAGCTACAAAATGGGTCGCTTTTTTGGAAACAAAGAGCACAGTGCTGAAAATCGTAAACTTCCTGAATCACTCAAAATTTTTGAAGATAACATTTTCACACAAACAATAATTATTTTACTTCTTTTTGCAGTTTTATTTGCTATAATTATTGGCTACCACGGTATAGAAAATACTCTTAATTCTACTTACAGTGGCTTTGCTGGGCAAGCAGCGAAAATCGGTAGTGCTTGAAATAATAGTACATTCCAAGGCGCAAACTTCGTGTTCCTAATTTTAGGTGGAACACTCAGAATAATTGCTGCCTTAATTGCAATTATAACTGGTGTTAGAATGTTTGTTACTGAATTACAACAGTCATTCCACGGGATTTCCGAAAAAGTAATTCCTGGTGCTGTTGTTGCTATTGACATTGCCGCTACTTATGGATACTCAATTAATGCTGTTACTTACGGATTCCTTGGTGGGGTTCTAGGGCAATTTTTGGCCGTATTTGTCGCAGTTGGACTTGCTGCAATTCCAGGAAATAATTATTCTCTAGTTGCAATTCCACTCTTTATTACACTATTTTTCAACTCAGGAGCAATGGGAGTTTATGCTAATGCATCTGGAGGTTGAAAAGCTGCCTTTATTGTTCCGGCAATTATTGGATTTTTTGAAATTATTGTAATTTCATTTGGTCTAAAACTGGTGCAAAATATCGGCGATGTTGGAATTCCGCAAGGTCAAAATCCAGTTACAACCGGATTTTTAGGAATGGGTGACTGAAACCTCTTCTTCGGACTAAGCCTAATTATCGGTCAATTCCACTATGTTTTAGGATGAATTACTGTTTTTGTTGGAATTATTGGTCTAATTCTTTTAGCCCAAGGAGTTGACTCAACAAAACAAACTAAAAAAACATGACTGCAAAAATTACTGAAAGTCAATGTTGATTTAGTTGAAAAAACAGCCTAA